CCCGGGTGAAGACGTACGGACAGGTCAACATCCCCTGCTCGGCGGCCTCCTGGATCATCGCTATTTCCTTGCCGTAGCCCATGCTCGTCTCTTCGATATTTCGCCGGAAGCGACTCTCTTCGTCGAACAGCCCGACGGTAGGGAAGTTCTGAACGCCCGAGAACCCGCGACGTTTGAGATCCGTGATGAAGACGTCCATCTCCCGAAACGGATCGGTCCCGTTGACGCCGGCCAGAACGGGCGTGTCCTCGACGACGGGCAGGACCTCCTGTCCCATCTCGAGGACGATTTCGTTGGCGTCGCCGTACGGAAGCAGACCGGCAAGCGATCCGCGCCCGTTCATCCGATACCGACCCGAGTTGTAGATAATCAGGAGATCGACGCCGCCTCGTTCGGCGAACTTCGCCGAGATCCCGGTTCCCGCACCGGCACCGACGATCGGTTCGCCGCGCTCTACCACCGCTCGTAATCGTGAGAGGGACTCTTCCCTGGTGAAATGCATAATCCGCGGTCTATAGATGGTGGTATTGGGTAATGAAGCTTTGGGAGAGAATCAGTACCAACCTTATTCGACCGCGTAGACGCGACCGTCGGTACCACCGAAATACAGCGTTCCCTCGAGCAGCGCTGGACTGGAGCCGACGCCACGTCCGCCGGTTTCCAGAAACCACGCCTCGTCGCCGTCGGTCGACAGCGCGTGAACGCCCGCGTCCCCTCCCTCGGTCGGTCGATGGGTGCCGATATACAGCCGATCGTCCGTAACGACCGGACTGCTGCCGATCTCGGTAGTGGTAGTTTCGAACCGCCACTCCAGCTCGCCGTCGGTCCGATCGAACCGGTAGACGTTCGCGTAGTTCGGCTCGCCGGCGTCCATCGCGTTGAACGGCGTCTCGCCGACGTACACCGCCGTTTCGTCGACGGCTACCGACCCGGAGATGTAGTATCCGCCCGTGTCGGTCGTCCACTCGACTTCGCTCGAAGCCGCGTCGACGGCGTGGATCACTCCGTCCCAGTCGCCGACATACACCGTTCCGAACGCGACCGCGGGGCTCGACCAGATCATCCCCCCGGTCTCGTAGGTCCACTCGACGTCCCCGGTTGCAGCCTCGAGCGCGTAGAGAACGCCGTCCGAGGCGCCGATGTAGATCGTTCCGCCGGCGATCGCCGGCGTGCTGACGACCTCG
This genomic window from Natronococcus occultus SP4 contains:
- a CDS encoding phosphoenolpyruvate hydrolase family protein; the encoded protein is MHFTREESLSRLRAVVERGEPIVGAGAGTGISAKFAERGGVDLLIIYNSGRYRMNGRGSLAGLLPYGDANEIVLEMGQEVLPVVEDTPVLAGVNGTDPFREMDVFITDLKRRGFSGVQNFPTVGLFDEESRFRRNIEETSMGYGKEIAMIQEAAEQGMLTCPYVFTREQAREMTEAGADVIVSHMGLTTSGDIGAETALSLEDAAERVQAHHDAAKAVDEDVLVICHGGPIAWPDDAEFVLENTDGVVGFFGASSVERLPTEEAIERQAQEFKEITI